In Scatophagus argus isolate fScaArg1 chromosome 3, fScaArg1.pri, whole genome shotgun sequence, one genomic interval encodes:
- the rrp9 gene encoding U3 small nucleolar RNA-interacting protein 2 isoform X2 yields the protein MSSSFFIKTKQNPKLVKKGKNTDVPKRKADKDSGGKSKVRAKKPSSKYNEEISSDSEAESHEVPKKRQTNEEYEYDETPQEKKLRLAKLYLDQLREEEEKKVEEDSFETDLIAGRLQEEVLEQKGKLQRLIAKDLRPPDAAEIRVLRGHKLPITCLVISSDDKYIFSAAKDCSIIKWDVESGKKLHTVPGGRKGTEERHVGHTAHILCMAISSDGKYLATGDMNKLIMIWEADTCKHLYKFTGHKGPVSGLSFRKGTHDLYSASHDRSVKVWNVVENAYVETLFGHQDAITGLDSLSRERCVTAGGRDGSVRVWKIAEESQLVFHGHEGSIDCVQLINEEHMITGADDGSVCLWSVNKKKPLCKVKQAHGCHGDTGLEQPHWVASVAALQNSDTVASGSHNSQVQLWKCEQNFRGLQPLFSVPVSGFVNSLKFSSSGQFLVAGVGQEHRLGRWWRIKEARNGIYVIPLKRKPPNPEEPKMAQ from the exons ATGTCTTCGTCTTTCtttataaagacaaaacaaaaccccaaattagtcaaaaaggggaaaaatacAGATGTGCCAAAACGAAAG GCTGATAAGGATTCAGGCGGAAAGAGCAAAGTACGAGCGAAGAAACCCAGCTCCAAATACAACGAGGAGATTTCCAGCGACTCTGAGGCGGAGAG TCATGAAGTGCccaagaaaagacagacaaatgaagAGTATGAGTATGACGAAACGCCGCAGGAGAAAAAGCTCAGATTAGCCAAACTTTACCTTGACCAGCTAAGGGAGGAAG aggaaaagaaggtAGAAGAAGACTCCTTTGAGACTGACCTCATCGCTGGAAGACTTCAGGAAGAAGTG CTTGAACAAAAAGGAAAGCTTCAGCGACTCATTGCCAAAGAT CTCAGACCACCAGATGCTGCAGAGATCAGAGTGTTGAGAGGACACAAACTTCCAATCACCTGCCTGGTCATCTCCTCTGATGACAAGTACATCTTTTCTGCTGCCAAAGACTGCTCCATCATTAAAT GGGATGTTGAGAGTggaaaaaaactgcacacagtACCCGGTGGAAGGAAAGGTACAGAGGAACGGCATGTTGGACATACTGCCCACATCCTGTGTATGGCCATATCATCGGATGGGAAATACTTG GCCACTGGAGACATGAACAAACTAATCATGATCTGGGAGGCAGACACATGTAAACATCTGTATAAATTCACTGGACACAAAGGCCCTGTGTCG GGTCTTTCCTTCAGGAAGGGGACTCATGATCTGTACAGCGCCTCTCACGATCGCTCAGTGAAAGTGTGGAATGTGGTTGAGAATGCGTATGTGGAAACCCT CTTTGGGCATCAGGATGCCATCACAGGACTGGACAGCCTGAGCCGTGAGCGCTGTGTgactgcaggaggaagagacGGTTCAGTCAGAGTGTGGAAGATAGCAGAGGAATCTCAGCTGGTGTTCCACGGCCACGA GGGTTCAATTGATTGTGTCCAGCTCATAAACGAGGAGCATATGATAACAGGAGCCGATGATGG CTCCGTGTGTCTTTGGAGTGTCAACAAGAAGAAGCCTCTCTGCAAGGTGAAGCAGGCTCAcggttgccatggtgacacaGGGCTGGAGCAGCCTCATTGGGTGGCTTCGGTCGCGGCGCTTCAGAACTCGGATACAGTCGCCTCAG GTTCACATAATTCACAGGTGCAGCTGTGGAAGTGTGAGCAGAATTTCCGCGGGCTGCAGCCTCTATTCAGTGTGCCAGTG TCTGGATTTGTCAACAGTCTGAAGTTTTCGAGCTCTGGTCAGTTCTTGGTGGCAGGAGTTGGACAGGAGCACAG gCTGGGTCGATGGTGGAGAATCAAAGAGGCCAGGAATGGGATCTATGTTATTCCTCTTAAAAGAAAACCGCCTAATCCAGAGGAACCCAAGATGGCTCAGTAG
- the rrp9 gene encoding U3 small nucleolar RNA-interacting protein 2 isoform X1: MSSSFFIKTKQNPKLVKKGKNTDVPKRKADKDSGGKSKVRAKKPSSKYNEEISSDSEAESHEVPKKRQTNEEYEYDETPQEKKLRLAKLYLDQLREEEEKKVEEDSFETDLIAGRLQEEVLEQKGKLQRLIAKDLRPPDAAEIRVLRGHKLPITCLVISSDDKYIFSAAKDCSIIKWDVESGKKLHTVPGGRKGTEERHVGHTAHILCMAISSDGKYLATGDMNKLIMIWEADTCKHLYKFTGHKGPVSGLSFRKGTHDLYSASHDRSVKVWNVVENAYVETLFGHQDAITGLDSLSRERCVTAGGRDGSVRVWKIAEESQLVFHGHEGSIDCVQLINEEHMITGADDGSVCLWSVNKKKPLCKVKQAHGCHGDTGLEQPHWVASVAALQNSDTVASGASGCSHNSQVQLWKCEQNFRGLQPLFSVPVSGFVNSLKFSSSGQFLVAGVGQEHRLGRWWRIKEARNGIYVIPLKRKPPNPEEPKMAQ, translated from the exons ATGTCTTCGTCTTTCtttataaagacaaaacaaaaccccaaattagtcaaaaaggggaaaaatacAGATGTGCCAAAACGAAAG GCTGATAAGGATTCAGGCGGAAAGAGCAAAGTACGAGCGAAGAAACCCAGCTCCAAATACAACGAGGAGATTTCCAGCGACTCTGAGGCGGAGAG TCATGAAGTGCccaagaaaagacagacaaatgaagAGTATGAGTATGACGAAACGCCGCAGGAGAAAAAGCTCAGATTAGCCAAACTTTACCTTGACCAGCTAAGGGAGGAAG aggaaaagaaggtAGAAGAAGACTCCTTTGAGACTGACCTCATCGCTGGAAGACTTCAGGAAGAAGTG CTTGAACAAAAAGGAAAGCTTCAGCGACTCATTGCCAAAGAT CTCAGACCACCAGATGCTGCAGAGATCAGAGTGTTGAGAGGACACAAACTTCCAATCACCTGCCTGGTCATCTCCTCTGATGACAAGTACATCTTTTCTGCTGCCAAAGACTGCTCCATCATTAAAT GGGATGTTGAGAGTggaaaaaaactgcacacagtACCCGGTGGAAGGAAAGGTACAGAGGAACGGCATGTTGGACATACTGCCCACATCCTGTGTATGGCCATATCATCGGATGGGAAATACTTG GCCACTGGAGACATGAACAAACTAATCATGATCTGGGAGGCAGACACATGTAAACATCTGTATAAATTCACTGGACACAAAGGCCCTGTGTCG GGTCTTTCCTTCAGGAAGGGGACTCATGATCTGTACAGCGCCTCTCACGATCGCTCAGTGAAAGTGTGGAATGTGGTTGAGAATGCGTATGTGGAAACCCT CTTTGGGCATCAGGATGCCATCACAGGACTGGACAGCCTGAGCCGTGAGCGCTGTGTgactgcaggaggaagagacGGTTCAGTCAGAGTGTGGAAGATAGCAGAGGAATCTCAGCTGGTGTTCCACGGCCACGA GGGTTCAATTGATTGTGTCCAGCTCATAAACGAGGAGCATATGATAACAGGAGCCGATGATGG CTCCGTGTGTCTTTGGAGTGTCAACAAGAAGAAGCCTCTCTGCAAGGTGAAGCAGGCTCAcggttgccatggtgacacaGGGCTGGAGCAGCCTCATTGGGTGGCTTCGGTCGCGGCGCTTCAGAACTCGGATACAGTCGCCTCAGGTGCCTCTGGCT GTTCACATAATTCACAGGTGCAGCTGTGGAAGTGTGAGCAGAATTTCCGCGGGCTGCAGCCTCTATTCAGTGTGCCAGTG TCTGGATTTGTCAACAGTCTGAAGTTTTCGAGCTCTGGTCAGTTCTTGGTGGCAGGAGTTGGACAGGAGCACAG gCTGGGTCGATGGTGGAGAATCAAAGAGGCCAGGAATGGGATCTATGTTATTCCTCTTAAAAGAAAACCGCCTAATCCAGAGGAACCCAAGATGGCTCAGTAG